The Paenibacillus mucilaginosus 3016 genome includes the window CGTCCTGAGGCCCGCCGGCCCGCACGGCCATTGCCGGGCGCCGATGGTCAGCTTAGGGGTGTCTGAGCTTGCTCATGGCTGCGGCCTATGGGCCTCACGGACCGGAGCCCGATGCTCCGCCCGGGGGCGTCCGAGCTTGCCAAGAGGCGCACAGAGGGATGCAGGCCGAGCCACGCCGGACAAGGTCCGTACCGCAACTTGAATGTGTGGCCTGCGGAACCCTGCATGTGATGAAAAACATCACAATCGGCGTACGATAGCCACCCGCGCTTGATTATCCGATGTTTTGCATCACATAAAGCGGCGTAGAAGGCCAAATAGCCGATTTGCGCCACTTATGTGATGCAGAACATCACAAAAAGCACGTATTTGCCTCCGGTGTCCGGTTATCCGATGGTTTTCATCATATAGGATAACGCGCTGTTTAACAGTTTGTTCTTCAGTTAGTGACGGGGAGCTGACCTTCACGTCTGTCTCCGAAGAGGCAAGCCAAAGAGCCCGTCCATTTGGACGGGCTCTTTGGCTTGCTATGGGCTTCGAAGCTAACGTTCGTTTTGGAGCGACCTTTGAACGAAGTTCAACGGAGCGTCAAAACGATTTGTTGAGCACTTGAACTTTCGAGCAAGGGAGGGCCAGCGAAGCCGGGGGCGGTCTGAATGAGTCTTTTTTTCTTTTACCCAGCGATGTGTTTCGTTTTTGAAAGCGACCTTTGAACGAAGTTCAACGGAGCGCAAAAATGAAATCACGAGCCACCGAAATCACGAGCTACGAGCGTTTACTAAAGTGAATATGATTCCGGATCCCGGCGAACAGATTGAACACGCCGAGCAGCAGACACACCGTACCGAAAATCCGCCGCATGACGGAGTCGTGCAGGAAGAACAGCTGGGAGATGGCCAGGATGACCAGCATGGTGCCCATGGCGATGTTCATCCGTGACGAATAGAGGCCCCGCAGGCGGTGGTCCGCAGCCCGGCGGTAGCGGAAGCTGTAATAAACGGAAAAGGCCAAAGCAATGACAACCAGGGTACTGAGGGCCACCTGGATATTCGCAAGCATCGGGTCAGCACATCCTTAAGGAGAGTGAAGTGGTCCCCTGCGGACAGGGGAGGTCTTTCTCCACTTTAGCGATTTCAGCTCGGGAAAGCAACAGGGTTATGGGGTCGGAAGCCGCTTCCATTCCTTGATCGTCACCCATACCTTGAGCTCGGTCTGTGTCAGCACGATCCACCGGACGCCGAGGACCATATAGTCGCGGTCGAGCACACCGAGGTACGGTTTTTCCTTGAGGATGCTCTCGTACACTTCGGGCATGGCGGCGAAGTCCGAGATTTTGCGCCCGATCACCACTTTCTTGAGATCGCTGTTGACCCGTTTGCGCAGCTCGCTTTCCGTCAGCGTGTCGAAGGGCGTGCCTTCTTCCGAAACGACAAAGACG containing:
- a CDS encoding YtpI family protein codes for the protein MLANIQVALSTLVVIALAFSVYYSFRYRRAADHRLRGLYSSRMNIAMGTMLVILAISQLFFLHDSVMRRIFGTVCLLLGVFNLFAGIRNHIHFSKRS